Proteins encoded in a region of the Bombyx mori chromosome 23, ASM3026992v2 genome:
- the LOC101741928 gene encoding uncharacterized protein LOC101741928 isoform X2: MIILNLISYFILLKVVCAAGVCKSTEKPVARNSIRLGREHNGRPVKVTVRVVNIPKSAVEYEIKSTMSSVSRSEKLLVDVDLRRGCTEFVKNRDPKSTTSYEERPQPVTPASLPRSLPDCLSYQDQVCLYFSTAAIYIVALILCLLIITVLSIRIYCYEHKETPKRCELVREEVTDGYEPPPNVPSSTEKLAPNENIKSHSPINPPRNEPMTVTKQLRRSFKQHSSMTMSRALSKPPILRLQKAIESPKMQHLRNIKPRPPIPGYFKETSRGNETHQTSPSASPKAARTPTRPHVVKPNVRLNHTNISSELNNLIQKKLPHELSNNKPQPEHLRSRQTPFKGHSKTSRQEDLCQRPELATNGNISSDEEWTYEPIRKILLK; the protein is encoded by the exons ATGATCATTTTAAATctaattagttattttattttattaaaagtagttTGTGCCGCTGGTGTTTGCAAATCTACAGAAAAGCCAG TTGCCAGGAATTCAATACGATTAGGACGAGAACACAACGGACGACCTGTAAAGGTTACAGTGCGTGTTGTAAACATCCCGAAATCGGCCGTCGAATACGAGATTAAAAGCACAA TGTCTTCGGTAAGCAGATCTGAAAAGTTGCTCGTAGACGTGGACTTGAGAAGAGGATGTACCGAATTTGTGAAGAATC GTGACCCCAAATCGACGACGTCCTATGAGGAGCGACCACAACCCGTCACGCCGGCGTCACTGCCGCGATCTCTGCCTGACTGCCTGAGTTATCAGG ATCAAGTGTGCCTCTATTTCTCGACTGCCGCTATCTACATAGTGGCCTTAATATTATGCCTCCTAATTATAACCGTACTGTCGATCCGCATTTATTGCTACGAGCATAAAG AAACGCCAAAGAGATGCGAACTAGTTCGCGAAGAAGTTACCGACGGATACGAACCACCTCCGAATGTTCCAA GCAGTACCGAGAAGCTGGCTCCAAACGAAAACATCAAAAGTCATTCGCCGATTAACCCCCCAAGAAATG AACCAATGACGGTAACCAAACAGTTGCGGAGAAGTTTTAAGCAGCACTCTTCTATGACCATGTCGAGGGCTTTGAGTAAGCCCCCCATACTGAGACTCCAAAAAGCGATCG aatcACCTAAGATGCAACACCTTCGGAATATCAAGCCTCGTCCACCGATACCCGGATATTTTAAAG AGACATCCAGAGGCAACGAGACGCATCAGACCAGTCCCTCTGCGTCACCGAAAGCCGCCAGAACTCCGACGAGACCTCACGTGGTCAAACCAAAtg TTCGCCTTAACCATACCAATATATCGTCGGAGCTGAATAATCTGATTCAAAAGAAATTACCTCACG AATTATCTAATAACAAACCGCAGCCCGAACATTTACGCTCTCGGCAGACACCGTTCAAAGGTCATTCGAAAACGTCAAGACAAGAAGATCTGTGTCAGCGTCCGGAGTTAGCGACAAACGGGAATATTTCGTCAGACGAGGAATGGACCTATGAGCCCATTCGGAAGAtactattgaaataa
- the LOC101741928 gene encoding uncharacterized protein LOC101741928 isoform X1 has translation MIILNLISYFILLKVVCAAGVCKSTEKPVARNSIRLGREHNGRPVKVTVRVVNIPKSAVEYEIKSTSTGPYYRRTILNWTCFEDVVSVELKDRSSKSYEIRIFQLSNRFCTARMFNVNYVSSVSRSEKLLVDVDLRRGCTEFVKNRDPKSTTSYEERPQPVTPASLPRSLPDCLSYQDQVCLYFSTAAIYIVALILCLLIITVLSIRIYCYEHKETPKRCELVREEVTDGYEPPPNVPSSTEKLAPNENIKSHSPINPPRNEPMTVTKQLRRSFKQHSSMTMSRALSKPPILRLQKAIGNDYAASLPSRQCCVVVNEFADDENPYEPPPIMPKSPKMQHLRNIKPRPPIPGYFKETSRGNETHQTSPSASPKAARTPTRPHVVKPNVRLNHTNISSELNNLIQKKLPHELSNNKPQPEHLRSRQTPFKGHSKTSRQEDLCQRPELATNGNISSDEEWTYEPIRKILLK, from the exons ATGATCATTTTAAATctaattagttattttattttattaaaagtagttTGTGCCGCTGGTGTTTGCAAATCTACAGAAAAGCCAG TTGCCAGGAATTCAATACGATTAGGACGAGAACACAACGGACGACCTGTAAAGGTTACAGTGCGTGTTGTAAACATCCCGAAATCGGCCGTCGAATACGAGATTAAAAGCACAA GCACCGGACCTTATTACAGACGAACCATTCTCAACTGGACATGCTTTGAAGATGTTGTTAGCGTAGAATTAAAGGACCGGTCATCTAAGAGTTACGAAATAAGGATATTTCAATTGTCTAACCGGTTTTGCACGGCGCGAATGTTCAACGTGAACTATG TGTCTTCGGTAAGCAGATCTGAAAAGTTGCTCGTAGACGTGGACTTGAGAAGAGGATGTACCGAATTTGTGAAGAATC GTGACCCCAAATCGACGACGTCCTATGAGGAGCGACCACAACCCGTCACGCCGGCGTCACTGCCGCGATCTCTGCCTGACTGCCTGAGTTATCAGG ATCAAGTGTGCCTCTATTTCTCGACTGCCGCTATCTACATAGTGGCCTTAATATTATGCCTCCTAATTATAACCGTACTGTCGATCCGCATTTATTGCTACGAGCATAAAG AAACGCCAAAGAGATGCGAACTAGTTCGCGAAGAAGTTACCGACGGATACGAACCACCTCCGAATGTTCCAA GCAGTACCGAGAAGCTGGCTCCAAACGAAAACATCAAAAGTCATTCGCCGATTAACCCCCCAAGAAATG AACCAATGACGGTAACCAAACAGTTGCGGAGAAGTTTTAAGCAGCACTCTTCTATGACCATGTCGAGGGCTTTGAGTAAGCCCCCCATACTGAGACTCCAAAAAGCGATCG GTAATGATTACGCTGCTTCTCTGCCGTCTCGTCAAT GTTGTGTGGTCGTGAACGAATTTGCTGACGACGAGAATCCATATGAACCACCACCAATTATGCCGA aatcACCTAAGATGCAACACCTTCGGAATATCAAGCCTCGTCCACCGATACCCGGATATTTTAAAG AGACATCCAGAGGCAACGAGACGCATCAGACCAGTCCCTCTGCGTCACCGAAAGCCGCCAGAACTCCGACGAGACCTCACGTGGTCAAACCAAAtg TTCGCCTTAACCATACCAATATATCGTCGGAGCTGAATAATCTGATTCAAAAGAAATTACCTCACG AATTATCTAATAACAAACCGCAGCCCGAACATTTACGCTCTCGGCAGACACCGTTCAAAGGTCATTCGAAAACGTCAAGACAAGAAGATCTGTGTCAGCGTCCGGAGTTAGCGACAAACGGGAATATTTCGTCAGACGAGGAATGGACCTATGAGCCCATTCGGAAGAtactattgaaataa
- the LOC101741928 gene encoding uncharacterized protein LOC101741928 isoform X3: MCYWLNYVTALFLCTIQKVYCGNNERSNASMSGALGDPKSTTSYEERPQPVTPASLPRSLPDCLSYQDQVCLYFSTAAIYIVALILCLLIITVLSIRIYCYEHKETPKRCELVREEVTDGYEPPPNVPSSTEKLAPNENIKSHSPINPPRNEPMTVTKQLRRSFKQHSSMTMSRALSKPPILRLQKAIGNDYAASLPSRQCCVVVNEFADDENPYEPPPIMPKSPKMQHLRNIKPRPPIPGYFKETSRGNETHQTSPSASPKAARTPTRPHVVKPNVRLNHTNISSELNNLIQKKLPHELSNNKPQPEHLRSRQTPFKGHSKTSRQEDLCQRPELATNGNISSDEEWTYEPIRKILLK; encoded by the exons ATGTGCTATTGGTTAAATTACGTGACTGCtttatttttgtgtacaatTCAGAAGGTCTACTGTGGAAACAATG agaGGTCAAACGCAAGTATGTCCGGTGCACTAGGTGACCCCAAATCGACGACGTCCTATGAGGAGCGACCACAACCCGTCACGCCGGCGTCACTGCCGCGATCTCTGCCTGACTGCCTGAGTTATCAGG ATCAAGTGTGCCTCTATTTCTCGACTGCCGCTATCTACATAGTGGCCTTAATATTATGCCTCCTAATTATAACCGTACTGTCGATCCGCATTTATTGCTACGAGCATAAAG AAACGCCAAAGAGATGCGAACTAGTTCGCGAAGAAGTTACCGACGGATACGAACCACCTCCGAATGTTCCAA GCAGTACCGAGAAGCTGGCTCCAAACGAAAACATCAAAAGTCATTCGCCGATTAACCCCCCAAGAAATG AACCAATGACGGTAACCAAACAGTTGCGGAGAAGTTTTAAGCAGCACTCTTCTATGACCATGTCGAGGGCTTTGAGTAAGCCCCCCATACTGAGACTCCAAAAAGCGATCG GTAATGATTACGCTGCTTCTCTGCCGTCTCGTCAAT GTTGTGTGGTCGTGAACGAATTTGCTGACGACGAGAATCCATATGAACCACCACCAATTATGCCGA aatcACCTAAGATGCAACACCTTCGGAATATCAAGCCTCGTCCACCGATACCCGGATATTTTAAAG AGACATCCAGAGGCAACGAGACGCATCAGACCAGTCCCTCTGCGTCACCGAAAGCCGCCAGAACTCCGACGAGACCTCACGTGGTCAAACCAAAtg TTCGCCTTAACCATACCAATATATCGTCGGAGCTGAATAATCTGATTCAAAAGAAATTACCTCACG AATTATCTAATAACAAACCGCAGCCCGAACATTTACGCTCTCGGCAGACACCGTTCAAAGGTCATTCGAAAACGTCAAGACAAGAAGATCTGTGTCAGCGTCCGGAGTTAGCGACAAACGGGAATATTTCGTCAGACGAGGAATGGACCTATGAGCCCATTCGGAAGAtactattgaaataa
- the LOC101741928 gene encoding uncharacterized protein LOC101741928 isoform X4, translating into MCYWLNYVTALFLCTIQKVYCGNNGDPKSTTSYEERPQPVTPASLPRSLPDCLSYQDQVCLYFSTAAIYIVALILCLLIITVLSIRIYCYEHKETPKRCELVREEVTDGYEPPPNVPSSTEKLAPNENIKSHSPINPPRNEPMTVTKQLRRSFKQHSSMTMSRALSKPPILRLQKAIGNDYAASLPSRQCCVVVNEFADDENPYEPPPIMPKSPKMQHLRNIKPRPPIPGYFKETSRGNETHQTSPSASPKAARTPTRPHVVKPNVRLNHTNISSELNNLIQKKLPHELSNNKPQPEHLRSRQTPFKGHSKTSRQEDLCQRPELATNGNISSDEEWTYEPIRKILLK; encoded by the exons ATGTGCTATTGGTTAAATTACGTGACTGCtttatttttgtgtacaatTCAGAAGGTCTACTGTGGAAACAATG GTGACCCCAAATCGACGACGTCCTATGAGGAGCGACCACAACCCGTCACGCCGGCGTCACTGCCGCGATCTCTGCCTGACTGCCTGAGTTATCAGG ATCAAGTGTGCCTCTATTTCTCGACTGCCGCTATCTACATAGTGGCCTTAATATTATGCCTCCTAATTATAACCGTACTGTCGATCCGCATTTATTGCTACGAGCATAAAG AAACGCCAAAGAGATGCGAACTAGTTCGCGAAGAAGTTACCGACGGATACGAACCACCTCCGAATGTTCCAA GCAGTACCGAGAAGCTGGCTCCAAACGAAAACATCAAAAGTCATTCGCCGATTAACCCCCCAAGAAATG AACCAATGACGGTAACCAAACAGTTGCGGAGAAGTTTTAAGCAGCACTCTTCTATGACCATGTCGAGGGCTTTGAGTAAGCCCCCCATACTGAGACTCCAAAAAGCGATCG GTAATGATTACGCTGCTTCTCTGCCGTCTCGTCAAT GTTGTGTGGTCGTGAACGAATTTGCTGACGACGAGAATCCATATGAACCACCACCAATTATGCCGA aatcACCTAAGATGCAACACCTTCGGAATATCAAGCCTCGTCCACCGATACCCGGATATTTTAAAG AGACATCCAGAGGCAACGAGACGCATCAGACCAGTCCCTCTGCGTCACCGAAAGCCGCCAGAACTCCGACGAGACCTCACGTGGTCAAACCAAAtg TTCGCCTTAACCATACCAATATATCGTCGGAGCTGAATAATCTGATTCAAAAGAAATTACCTCACG AATTATCTAATAACAAACCGCAGCCCGAACATTTACGCTCTCGGCAGACACCGTTCAAAGGTCATTCGAAAACGTCAAGACAAGAAGATCTGTGTCAGCGTCCGGAGTTAGCGACAAACGGGAATATTTCGTCAGACGAGGAATGGACCTATGAGCCCATTCGGAAGAtactattgaaataa